The Lonchura striata isolate bLonStr1 chromosome 5, bLonStr1.mat, whole genome shotgun sequence genome window below encodes:
- the LOC110482601 gene encoding uncharacterized protein LOC110482601 isoform X3, with the protein MPLIPSSKRNFIGSSLEASHVLRGARVLARRETDGYYYLGHIVQEVKGSREGFLVEFDQSCVPKGKVQRGRQETPLYDILHYEDARQQPLAPGDRVLAPWEASAKRFGPGTVLRIVENTEASLAHSQRGMLVNFWNGQTKEVSSAQALRIPLPLSDRIILELQMPLAARQMVVESSLDYPYLVAPGYRASGHYRQGHLGLDFFPEALYSTHPCAECSWGCTSLPQCCLGAWESTRSAECQVQQENAFIPGASLTEGKLNKKIEQQLSELRIASSERVSREEEKKEEKRLETDNVPEDVRSCLEEDCKVIETEKGPQTEMVHAVVDAAVNTDSWLMETDHKEEAESRQQDAETEADFEHEHGLFESRVAEAPVQHSQRSPSLGSSALAPFQCQSFFAQVNQSLEKDSLTIRSAFRVQRPHSSRLLAGRATHLPNLLKDKSITKSILSGASQKEWKELNFSRAKVEHKRWQEEQRLKREQQQYADSTRRQLRRDSQRQRLHQRTLQGLEKQLECKERALQHMTLLQAAGAERSRKESAFREEEERKARQRHQFLQTWRLQREEFQAESNKQSCEQEKERLELLRSRRQSRQEVLEQESQEQDKQQIQHQAAKVRVFQRRESSHLKMDKGQKLCALQQYLREQSLLLLQASLLT; encoded by the exons ATGCCCCTGATACCCTCAAGCAAAAGGAATTTCATTGGTTCATCCCTGGAGGCTTCCCATGTCCTGAGGGGAGCTCGTGTGTTGGCAAGGAGAGAAACTGATGGCTATTACTACCTGGGCCACATTGTCCAGGAGGTGAAG GGCTCCAGGGAAGGCTTTTTAGTTGAGTTTGACCAAAGTTGTGTTCCGAAGGGCAAGGTCCAGCGTGGCCGGCAGGAAACGCCTCTCTATGACATTCTGCACTATGAAGACGCCCGGCAACAGCCTCTTGCTCCAGGGGACAGAGTCTTGGCACCATGGGAGGCTTCAGCCAAACGTTTTGGCCCTGGCACTGTGCTAAGGATTGTGGAGAACACAGAAGCATCTTTAG CACACAGTCAAAGGGGAATGCTTGTGAATTTCTGGAATGGGCAGACTAAGGAGGTGTCTTCTGCCCAAGCTCTGCGGATTCCCCTACCCCTAAGCGATCGCATCATCCTGGAGCTGCAGATGCCTTTAGCAGCCAGGCAGATGGTGGTAGAATCAAGCTTGGATTACCCATACCTTGTGGCACCAGGTTATAGAGCCTCAGGGCACTACAGACAGGGTCACCTGGGCCTGGATTTCTTCCCAGAGGCTCTGTATTCCACTCATCCCTGTGCAGAGTGCAGCTGGGGGTGTACCTCACTTCCCCAGTGCTGCCTTGGAGCCTGGGAATCCACACGGTCTGCAGAGTGCCAAGTGCAGCAGGAAAACGCCTTCATCCCAGGAGCAAGCCTGACTGAAGGAAAGCTCAACAAGAAAATAGAACAGCAACTGTCTGAATTGAGGATTGCATCTTCAGAAAGGGTTTccagagaggaagagaaaaaggaagagaagcGATTGGAGACAGACAACGTTCCAGAAGATGTTAGGTCTTGTTTGGAAGAGGACTGCAAGGTTATAGAAACTGAGAAG GGCCCTCAGACGGAGATGGTTCATGCTGTGGTTGATGCTGCTGTCAACACAGACAGCTGGTTAATGGAGACAGATCACAAGGAAGAAGCAGAGAGCAGACAGCAGGATGCTGAAACTGAAGCTGATTTTGAACATGAGCATG GCCTTTTTGAGTCCAGAGTGGCAGAAGCTCCAGtccagcattcccagaggagcccttCCCTGGGAAGCAGTGCTTTGGCTCCTTTCCAGTGCCAGAGCTTCTTTGCCCAAGTGAATCAGTCACTGGAGAAAGACAGCCTGACCATCAGATCAGCCTTTCGTGTGCAGAGACCACACAGTTCACGCCTGCTGGCTGGGAGAGCCACACATCTCCCAAACCTTCTAAAAGACAAAAGCATCACA AAATCAATCCTTAGTGGTGCATCTCAGAAAGAGTGGAAAGAGCTGAACTTCAGCAGAGCCAAGGTTGAGCACAAAAGGTGGCAAGAGGAACAGAGGCTgaagagggagcagcagcaataTGCAGATAGCACCCGGCGCCAGCTACGCAGGGACAGCCAGAG GCAGCGATTGCATCAGAGAACATTGCAAGGGCTGGAGAAACAGCTGGAGTGCAAAGAGAGAGCTTTGCAGCACATGACactgctccaggctgctggggctgagaggagcaggaaggaatcTGCCTTtcgagaggaggaggagaggaaggcaAGGCAGAGgcatcagttcttacagacatGGCGTTTGCAGAGAGAGGAGTTCCAGGCAGAAAGCAACAAACAGAGCTGTGAACAAGAGAAAGAAAGGCTG GAGTTGCTGAGGAGCAGAAGACAGTCACGGCAGGAAGTGCTGGAACAAGaatcccaggagcaggacaaacagCAAATCCAGCACCAGGCTGCCAAAGTGAGAGTGTTCCAGAGGAGAGAGAGTTCTCATCTGAAGATGGACAAAGGCCAGAAACTCTGTGCCCTCCAGCAGTACCTCAGGGAACAgagcctcctgctgctccaggcatCCCTGCTCACATAA
- the LOC110482601 gene encoding uncharacterized protein LOC110482601 isoform X2, whose translation MLIFCSISTFPLPGKLHVHLTCPVLPQANKDSCSSLLPRCPITHCCVCAWNPGPFCMPLIPSSKRNFIGSSLEASHVLRGARVLARRETDGYYYLGHIVQEVKGKVQRGRQETPLYDILHYEDARQQPLAPGDRVLAPWEASAKRFGPGTVLRIVENTEASLAHSQRGMLVNFWNGQTKEVSSAQALRIPLPLSDRIILELQMPLAARQMVVESSLDYPYLVAPGYRASGHYRQGHLGLDFFPEALYSTHPCAECSWGCTSLPQCCLGAWESTRSAECQVQQENAFIPGASLTEGKLNKKIEQQLSELRIASSERVSREEEKKEEKRLETDNVPEDVRSCLEEDCKVIETEKGPQTEMVHAVVDAAVNTDSWLMETDHKEEAESRQQDAETEADFEHEHGLFESRVAEAPVQHSQRSPSLGSSALAPFQCQSFFAQVNQSLEKDSLTIRSAFRVQRPHSSRLLAGRATHLPNLLKDKSITKSILSGASQKEWKELNFSRAKVEHKRWQEEQRLKREQQQYADSTRRQLRRDSQRQRLHQRTLQGLEKQLECKERALQHMTLLQAAGAERSRKESAFREEEERKARQRHQFLQTWRLQREEFQAESNKQSCEQEKERLELLRSRRQSRQEVLEQESQEQDKQQIQHQAAKVRVFQRRESSHLKMDKGQKLCALQQYLREQSLLLLQASLLT comes from the exons ATGCTCATTTTCTGCTCCATCTCCACCTTCCCCCTTCCAGGTAAGCTCCACGTCCATCTCACGTGTCCAGTGCTGCCACAAGCTAATAAAGATTCCTGTAGCTCTCTGCTGCCAAGATGTCCAATAACACA CTGTTGTGTTTGTGCCTGGAACCCAGGTCCCTTTTGCATGCCCCTGATACCCTCAAGCAAAAGGAATTTCATTGGTTCATCCCTGGAGGCTTCCCATGTCCTGAGGGGAGCTCGTGTGTTGGCAAGGAGAGAAACTGATGGCTATTACTACCTGGGCCACATTGTCCAGGAGGTGAAG GGCAAGGTCCAGCGTGGCCGGCAGGAAACGCCTCTCTATGACATTCTGCACTATGAAGACGCCCGGCAACAGCCTCTTGCTCCAGGGGACAGAGTCTTGGCACCATGGGAGGCTTCAGCCAAACGTTTTGGCCCTGGCACTGTGCTAAGGATTGTGGAGAACACAGAAGCATCTTTAG CACACAGTCAAAGGGGAATGCTTGTGAATTTCTGGAATGGGCAGACTAAGGAGGTGTCTTCTGCCCAAGCTCTGCGGATTCCCCTACCCCTAAGCGATCGCATCATCCTGGAGCTGCAGATGCCTTTAGCAGCCAGGCAGATGGTGGTAGAATCAAGCTTGGATTACCCATACCTTGTGGCACCAGGTTATAGAGCCTCAGGGCACTACAGACAGGGTCACCTGGGCCTGGATTTCTTCCCAGAGGCTCTGTATTCCACTCATCCCTGTGCAGAGTGCAGCTGGGGGTGTACCTCACTTCCCCAGTGCTGCCTTGGAGCCTGGGAATCCACACGGTCTGCAGAGTGCCAAGTGCAGCAGGAAAACGCCTTCATCCCAGGAGCAAGCCTGACTGAAGGAAAGCTCAACAAGAAAATAGAACAGCAACTGTCTGAATTGAGGATTGCATCTTCAGAAAGGGTTTccagagaggaagagaaaaaggaagagaagcGATTGGAGACAGACAACGTTCCAGAAGATGTTAGGTCTTGTTTGGAAGAGGACTGCAAGGTTATAGAAACTGAGAAG GGCCCTCAGACGGAGATGGTTCATGCTGTGGTTGATGCTGCTGTCAACACAGACAGCTGGTTAATGGAGACAGATCACAAGGAAGAAGCAGAGAGCAGACAGCAGGATGCTGAAACTGAAGCTGATTTTGAACATGAGCATG GCCTTTTTGAGTCCAGAGTGGCAGAAGCTCCAGtccagcattcccagaggagcccttCCCTGGGAAGCAGTGCTTTGGCTCCTTTCCAGTGCCAGAGCTTCTTTGCCCAAGTGAATCAGTCACTGGAGAAAGACAGCCTGACCATCAGATCAGCCTTTCGTGTGCAGAGACCACACAGTTCACGCCTGCTGGCTGGGAGAGCCACACATCTCCCAAACCTTCTAAAAGACAAAAGCATCACA AAATCAATCCTTAGTGGTGCATCTCAGAAAGAGTGGAAAGAGCTGAACTTCAGCAGAGCCAAGGTTGAGCACAAAAGGTGGCAAGAGGAACAGAGGCTgaagagggagcagcagcaataTGCAGATAGCACCCGGCGCCAGCTACGCAGGGACAGCCAGAG GCAGCGATTGCATCAGAGAACATTGCAAGGGCTGGAGAAACAGCTGGAGTGCAAAGAGAGAGCTTTGCAGCACATGACactgctccaggctgctggggctgagaggagcaggaaggaatcTGCCTTtcgagaggaggaggagaggaaggcaAGGCAGAGgcatcagttcttacagacatGGCGTTTGCAGAGAGAGGAGTTCCAGGCAGAAAGCAACAAACAGAGCTGTGAACAAGAGAAAGAAAGGCTG GAGTTGCTGAGGAGCAGAAGACAGTCACGGCAGGAAGTGCTGGAACAAGaatcccaggagcaggacaaacagCAAATCCAGCACCAGGCTGCCAAAGTGAGAGTGTTCCAGAGGAGAGAGAGTTCTCATCTGAAGATGGACAAAGGCCAGAAACTCTGTGCCCTCCAGCAGTACCTCAGGGAACAgagcctcctgctgctccaggcatCCCTGCTCACATAA
- the LOC110482601 gene encoding uncharacterized protein LOC110482601 isoform X1 has translation MLIFCSISTFPLPGKLHVHLTCPVLPQANKDSCSSLLPRCPITHCCVCAWNPGPFCMPLIPSSKRNFIGSSLEASHVLRGARVLARRETDGYYYLGHIVQEVKGSREGFLVEFDQSCVPKGKVQRGRQETPLYDILHYEDARQQPLAPGDRVLAPWEASAKRFGPGTVLRIVENTEASLAHSQRGMLVNFWNGQTKEVSSAQALRIPLPLSDRIILELQMPLAARQMVVESSLDYPYLVAPGYRASGHYRQGHLGLDFFPEALYSTHPCAECSWGCTSLPQCCLGAWESTRSAECQVQQENAFIPGASLTEGKLNKKIEQQLSELRIASSERVSREEEKKEEKRLETDNVPEDVRSCLEEDCKVIETEKGPQTEMVHAVVDAAVNTDSWLMETDHKEEAESRQQDAETEADFEHEHGLFESRVAEAPVQHSQRSPSLGSSALAPFQCQSFFAQVNQSLEKDSLTIRSAFRVQRPHSSRLLAGRATHLPNLLKDKSITKSILSGASQKEWKELNFSRAKVEHKRWQEEQRLKREQQQYADSTRRQLRRDSQRQRLHQRTLQGLEKQLECKERALQHMTLLQAAGAERSRKESAFREEEERKARQRHQFLQTWRLQREEFQAESNKQSCEQEKERLELLRSRRQSRQEVLEQESQEQDKQQIQHQAAKVRVFQRRESSHLKMDKGQKLCALQQYLREQSLLLLQASLLT, from the exons ATGCTCATTTTCTGCTCCATCTCCACCTTCCCCCTTCCAGGTAAGCTCCACGTCCATCTCACGTGTCCAGTGCTGCCACAAGCTAATAAAGATTCCTGTAGCTCTCTGCTGCCAAGATGTCCAATAACACA CTGTTGTGTTTGTGCCTGGAACCCAGGTCCCTTTTGCATGCCCCTGATACCCTCAAGCAAAAGGAATTTCATTGGTTCATCCCTGGAGGCTTCCCATGTCCTGAGGGGAGCTCGTGTGTTGGCAAGGAGAGAAACTGATGGCTATTACTACCTGGGCCACATTGTCCAGGAGGTGAAG GGCTCCAGGGAAGGCTTTTTAGTTGAGTTTGACCAAAGTTGTGTTCCGAAGGGCAAGGTCCAGCGTGGCCGGCAGGAAACGCCTCTCTATGACATTCTGCACTATGAAGACGCCCGGCAACAGCCTCTTGCTCCAGGGGACAGAGTCTTGGCACCATGGGAGGCTTCAGCCAAACGTTTTGGCCCTGGCACTGTGCTAAGGATTGTGGAGAACACAGAAGCATCTTTAG CACACAGTCAAAGGGGAATGCTTGTGAATTTCTGGAATGGGCAGACTAAGGAGGTGTCTTCTGCCCAAGCTCTGCGGATTCCCCTACCCCTAAGCGATCGCATCATCCTGGAGCTGCAGATGCCTTTAGCAGCCAGGCAGATGGTGGTAGAATCAAGCTTGGATTACCCATACCTTGTGGCACCAGGTTATAGAGCCTCAGGGCACTACAGACAGGGTCACCTGGGCCTGGATTTCTTCCCAGAGGCTCTGTATTCCACTCATCCCTGTGCAGAGTGCAGCTGGGGGTGTACCTCACTTCCCCAGTGCTGCCTTGGAGCCTGGGAATCCACACGGTCTGCAGAGTGCCAAGTGCAGCAGGAAAACGCCTTCATCCCAGGAGCAAGCCTGACTGAAGGAAAGCTCAACAAGAAAATAGAACAGCAACTGTCTGAATTGAGGATTGCATCTTCAGAAAGGGTTTccagagaggaagagaaaaaggaagagaagcGATTGGAGACAGACAACGTTCCAGAAGATGTTAGGTCTTGTTTGGAAGAGGACTGCAAGGTTATAGAAACTGAGAAG GGCCCTCAGACGGAGATGGTTCATGCTGTGGTTGATGCTGCTGTCAACACAGACAGCTGGTTAATGGAGACAGATCACAAGGAAGAAGCAGAGAGCAGACAGCAGGATGCTGAAACTGAAGCTGATTTTGAACATGAGCATG GCCTTTTTGAGTCCAGAGTGGCAGAAGCTCCAGtccagcattcccagaggagcccttCCCTGGGAAGCAGTGCTTTGGCTCCTTTCCAGTGCCAGAGCTTCTTTGCCCAAGTGAATCAGTCACTGGAGAAAGACAGCCTGACCATCAGATCAGCCTTTCGTGTGCAGAGACCACACAGTTCACGCCTGCTGGCTGGGAGAGCCACACATCTCCCAAACCTTCTAAAAGACAAAAGCATCACA AAATCAATCCTTAGTGGTGCATCTCAGAAAGAGTGGAAAGAGCTGAACTTCAGCAGAGCCAAGGTTGAGCACAAAAGGTGGCAAGAGGAACAGAGGCTgaagagggagcagcagcaataTGCAGATAGCACCCGGCGCCAGCTACGCAGGGACAGCCAGAG GCAGCGATTGCATCAGAGAACATTGCAAGGGCTGGAGAAACAGCTGGAGTGCAAAGAGAGAGCTTTGCAGCACATGACactgctccaggctgctggggctgagaggagcaggaaggaatcTGCCTTtcgagaggaggaggagaggaaggcaAGGCAGAGgcatcagttcttacagacatGGCGTTTGCAGAGAGAGGAGTTCCAGGCAGAAAGCAACAAACAGAGCTGTGAACAAGAGAAAGAAAGGCTG GAGTTGCTGAGGAGCAGAAGACAGTCACGGCAGGAAGTGCTGGAACAAGaatcccaggagcaggacaaacagCAAATCCAGCACCAGGCTGCCAAAGTGAGAGTGTTCCAGAGGAGAGAGAGTTCTCATCTGAAGATGGACAAAGGCCAGAAACTCTGTGCCCTCCAGCAGTACCTCAGGGAACAgagcctcctgctgctccaggcatCCCTGCTCACATAA